Proteins from one Pseudomonas bijieensis genomic window:
- a CDS encoding GTP 3',8-cyclase MoaA — protein MIVDRQGRRFRNLRISLTSACNYACTYCVPDGKRLVAAQDELSAEAMARGVAYLIEAAGIERLRITGGEPLVSPKLERFMTAVGQMGLEDISLTTNGQLLAKKLPLLVDAGIRRINVSLDTLDPAAFRSIARGGDLATVLDGMEQARATGMKIKVNMVPLRGQNLDQVMPLLEYCLERGYELRFIELMRMGHLASDSNAFLQQFVSLQQLLSLIGDQYEYLQADAPVDATAVRYEIPGLGHFGVIANESVPFCRTCSRLRLSSTGWLHGCLSSSNRHFVGDLLDKPRHQALPALQRLLVKALGDKQEVAFSGGATIMKIIGG, from the coding sequence ATGATCGTTGACCGTCAAGGCAGGCGTTTCCGCAATTTGCGGATCAGCCTGACTTCTGCCTGCAATTACGCCTGTACCTACTGCGTGCCTGATGGCAAGCGGTTGGTGGCTGCGCAGGATGAACTGTCAGCCGAAGCCATGGCACGCGGCGTAGCCTATTTGATCGAGGCCGCCGGAATCGAGCGGCTGCGCATCACTGGCGGTGAGCCGCTGGTCAGCCCCAAGCTCGAACGTTTCATGACGGCGGTGGGACAGATGGGGCTGGAAGACATCAGCCTGACCACCAACGGTCAGTTGCTGGCGAAAAAACTGCCTTTGCTGGTAGACGCTGGCATTCGCCGGATCAACGTTTCCCTTGACACCCTGGACCCCGCTGCGTTTCGCAGTATCGCCCGTGGCGGCGACCTGGCGACCGTGCTCGACGGCATGGAACAGGCCCGGGCCACCGGGATGAAGATCAAGGTCAACATGGTGCCGTTGCGCGGGCAGAACCTGGATCAGGTGATGCCGTTGCTCGAATACTGCCTGGAACGTGGCTATGAGTTGCGTTTCATCGAGTTGATGCGCATGGGCCACCTGGCCAGCGACTCCAATGCATTCCTGCAGCAGTTCGTCAGCCTCCAGCAACTGCTCAGCCTGATCGGCGATCAGTACGAATACCTGCAAGCCGACGCACCGGTGGATGCCACGGCGGTGCGTTATGAGATACCGGGGCTGGGGCACTTTGGTGTGATCGCCAATGAAAGCGTGCCTTTTTGCCGTACCTGCTCCCGGCTGCGGCTGTCCTCGACGGGTTGGCTGCATGGCTGCCTGTCTTCGAGTAACCGACACTTTGTCGGCGATCTACTGGACAAACCGCGGCATCAGGCCTTGCCAGCCCTTCAGCGCTTGCTGGTCAAGGCGTTGGGGGACAAGCAGGAAGTGGCGTTCTCCGGCGGCGCGACCATCATGAAAATCATCGGCGGCTGA
- a CDS encoding TetR/AcrR family transcriptional regulator, whose translation MHKEPRKVREFRRREQEILDTALKLFLDQGEDSVTVEMIADAVGIGKGTIYKHFKSKAEIYLRLMLDYERDLNELLHSADVDKDKEALSRAYFEFRMRDPQRYRLFDRLEEKVVKGNQVPEMVEELHKIRASNFERLTQLIKGRISEGKLEDVPPYFHYCAAWALVHGAVALYHSPFWSNVLEDQEGFFQFLMDIGVRMGNKRKRDTDVPSS comes from the coding sequence ATGCACAAAGAACCCCGTAAGGTCCGTGAGTTTCGCCGCCGCGAGCAGGAAATTCTCGACACCGCGCTCAAGTTGTTCCTCGACCAGGGTGAAGACAGTGTCACCGTCGAGATGATTGCGGATGCCGTGGGTATCGGCAAAGGCACGATTTATAAACATTTCAAATCCAAGGCGGAGATCTACCTGCGCCTGATGCTCGATTACGAGCGCGATTTGAACGAGTTGCTGCATTCGGCGGACGTGGACAAGGACAAGGAAGCCCTGTCGCGGGCCTACTTCGAGTTCCGCATGCGTGACCCGCAGCGCTACCGCTTGTTCGACCGCCTGGAAGAAAAGGTGGTCAAGGGCAACCAGGTGCCGGAGATGGTCGAGGAGCTGCACAAGATCCGCGCCTCGAACTTCGAACGCCTGACCCAGCTGATCAAAGGCCGGATCAGCGAAGGCAAGCTCGAAGACGTGCCGCCTTACTTCCATTACTGCGCAGCCTGGGCGTTGGTGCACGGCGCGGTGGCGCTGTATCACTCACCGTTCTGGAGCAATGTGCTGGAAGACCAGGAAGGCTTCTTCCAGTTCCTGATGGACATTGGCGTGCGCATGGGCAACAAGCGCAAGCGCGATACCGACGTCCCGAGTAGCTGA
- a CDS encoding DUF4823 domain-containing protein translates to MRSLVLLLAVLVLGGCMNVSDMGEGVRYHMSDAGLLDHSDSRRINNLRIQPDSFIYIAQGAFAPPGSAYPRPNVVAEEAFNGFIEYFPMVRRARTPEGLDQAMGEARSAGAHYLLYTRFAKADNRIGNTDEWQDEEAVDRLGVDTSVIQIMLIETSTQYLIDTARIKSRGGLLTLHDKQPQDLIATPLREYARSLLGMSDE, encoded by the coding sequence ATGCGTAGCCTGGTTTTGCTGCTGGCCGTTTTGGTGCTTGGCGGTTGCATGAATGTCAGCGACATGGGAGAGGGCGTTCGTTATCACATGAGCGATGCCGGCCTGCTGGACCATAGCGACAGCCGTCGTATAAACAACCTGCGTATCCAGCCAGACTCGTTCATCTACATTGCCCAGGGAGCCTTCGCTCCGCCAGGCAGCGCCTATCCGCGTCCCAATGTCGTGGCCGAGGAAGCCTTCAATGGCTTCATCGAATATTTCCCCATGGTCCGTCGCGCCCGTACTCCCGAAGGCCTCGACCAGGCCATGGGTGAAGCCCGTTCCGCCGGTGCCCATTACCTGCTGTACACCCGGTTCGCCAAGGCCGACAACCGCATCGGCAACACTGACGAATGGCAGGATGAGGAAGCCGTGGATCGCCTGGGTGTCGATACCAGCGTGATTCAAATCATGTTGATCGAGACCAGCACCCAGTATTTGATTGATACTGCACGTATCAAGAGTCGTGGCGGTTTACTGACGTTGCACGACAAGCAGCCACAAGACCTCATCGCCACGCCTTTGCGTGAATATGCCCGCAGCCTGCTGGGGATGAGCGACGAGTAA